In one Ornithinimicrobium pratense genomic region, the following are encoded:
- a CDS encoding beta-ketoacyl-ACP synthase III, with protein sequence MTTRPTLTVPQGMRHARIHGVGGYRPERVVTNEEIIQFIDSSDEWIRQRSGIATRRWAREDETVIDMAEAASRQAMERAGVAPDQIGVVIMATVSHPFQTPAAAPQLAHRMGIPSPAAFDISAACAGYCHAVSLANDMVRVGTADYVLVVGVEKLSDFTDKHDRGSAFIFGDGAGAAVIGVSDFPGIGPTLWGSLGDQADVITQRESWTDLRPTMEDAGRTEAVPWPAFVMQGQTVFRWAVFSMAPVALETVKAAGITPDDLDAFVPHQANMRITDAMIKALKLPEHVPVARDIAETGNTSAASIPLAMSRMLDEGEAPSGGLALQIGFGAGLVYAAQVVVMP encoded by the coding sequence GTGACCACCCGCCCCACCCTGACCGTGCCGCAGGGGATGCGGCACGCCCGCATCCATGGCGTCGGCGGCTACCGCCCCGAGCGGGTGGTGACCAACGAGGAGATCATCCAGTTCATCGACTCCTCCGACGAGTGGATCCGGCAGCGTTCCGGCATCGCCACCCGCCGATGGGCCCGCGAGGACGAGACCGTCATCGACATGGCCGAAGCCGCATCGCGGCAGGCGATGGAGCGCGCCGGGGTCGCCCCCGACCAGATCGGTGTGGTCATCATGGCCACGGTGAGCCACCCCTTCCAGACGCCGGCCGCCGCGCCGCAGCTGGCGCACCGGATGGGCATCCCCAGCCCGGCCGCCTTCGACATCTCCGCCGCCTGCGCCGGCTACTGCCACGCCGTCTCCCTGGCCAACGACATGGTCCGGGTCGGCACCGCCGACTACGTGCTGGTCGTCGGGGTGGAGAAACTGTCCGACTTCACCGACAAGCACGACCGCGGCTCGGCGTTCATCTTCGGCGACGGTGCCGGTGCGGCCGTCATCGGGGTCTCGGACTTCCCGGGGATCGGCCCGACCCTGTGGGGCAGCCTCGGCGACCAGGCTGACGTCATCACCCAGCGCGAGTCGTGGACCGACCTGCGGCCGACGATGGAGGATGCCGGCCGCACCGAGGCCGTGCCGTGGCCCGCGTTCGTCATGCAGGGTCAGACCGTCTTCCGCTGGGCCGTCTTCTCGATGGCCCCGGTGGCGCTGGAGACCGTCAAGGCCGCTGGCATCACCCCCGACGACCTGGACGCCTTCGTCCCCCACCAGGCCAACATGCGCATCACCGATGCGATGATCAAGGCGCTGAAGCTACCCGAGCACGTGCCGGTGGCCCGCGACATCGCCGAGACCGGCAACACCTCCGCCGCTTCCATCCCCCTGGCGATGAGCCGGATGCTGGACGAGGGCGAGGCCCCGTCCGGCGGGCTGGCCCTGCAGATCGGCTTCGGCGCCGGCCTGGTGTATGCCGCCCAGGTGGTGGTCATGCCGTGA
- a CDS encoding acyl carrier protein encodes MALSEQEILEGLAEIVNEETGLEAEEVQMDKSFTEDLDIDSLSMMTIVVNAEDKFGVRIPDDEVKNLTHVRDAVNYIASNQG; translated from the coding sequence ATGGCACTGAGCGAGCAGGAGATCCTTGAGGGTCTGGCCGAGATCGTCAACGAGGAGACCGGTCTGGAGGCCGAGGAGGTCCAGATGGACAAGTCCTTCACCGAGGACCTCGACATCGACTCGCTGTCCATGATGACGATCGTGGTCAACGCCGAGGACAAGTTCGGCGTGCGTATCCCCGACGACGAGGTCAAGAACCTCACCCACGTCCGGGACGCCGTCAATTACATCGCCAGCAACCAGGGCTGA
- the fabF gene encoding beta-ketoacyl-ACP synthase II: MSPSHTPRRVVVTGLGATTPVGGTVPETWEAILAGRSGARPLTQDWVSEHELPVTFAAQIHTDPAQVLPKVEVRRNDPSGQYALIAAREAWADAGAPEVEPERLGVAIGSGIGGVWTLLDQWENLRTKGPRRVFPLTVPMLMPNGPAAAVSLDLGARAGAHCAVSACASGAEGMGQAVTMIRQGRADVVVAGGTEAAIHPLPIAAFAAMTALSKRNEEPERASRPYDAGRDGFVIAEGAAVMVLEAEEHAKARGAKIYGYLSGVGMSSDAHHITAGEPEGEGAARAMAETVADAGLSMTDVRHINAHATSTPVGDKAETNAIHRAFGGHTSSIPVTATKSMTGHLLGAAGALEAVLTVLSLHHRQVPATINLDDPDPDLDLDVVTGSTRTLPDGDLAAVNNAFGFGGVNVALTFTSA; the protein is encoded by the coding sequence ATGTCCCCCAGCCACACCCCGCGCCGCGTCGTCGTCACCGGCCTGGGTGCCACCACCCCCGTGGGCGGCACCGTCCCCGAGACGTGGGAGGCGATCCTGGCCGGACGGTCCGGCGCGCGTCCCCTGACCCAGGACTGGGTGAGCGAGCACGAGCTGCCGGTCACCTTCGCCGCCCAGATCCACACCGACCCGGCACAGGTGCTGCCCAAGGTGGAGGTGCGTCGCAACGACCCCTCGGGCCAGTATGCCCTCATCGCCGCCCGTGAGGCCTGGGCCGACGCGGGCGCCCCCGAGGTCGAGCCCGAGCGGCTCGGCGTCGCGATCGGCTCCGGCATCGGCGGCGTGTGGACCCTGCTGGACCAGTGGGAGAACTTGCGCACCAAGGGCCCGCGTCGCGTCTTCCCGCTGACCGTCCCGATGCTCATGCCCAACGGCCCCGCCGCGGCGGTCTCGCTGGACCTCGGCGCGCGGGCCGGGGCCCACTGCGCCGTGAGCGCCTGTGCCTCCGGCGCGGAGGGTATGGGGCAGGCCGTGACCATGATCCGCCAGGGCCGCGCCGACGTGGTCGTCGCCGGCGGCACCGAGGCCGCCATCCACCCGCTGCCGATTGCGGCCTTCGCCGCGATGACCGCCCTGTCCAAGCGCAACGAGGAGCCTGAGCGCGCCTCGCGCCCCTACGACGCGGGCCGGGACGGCTTCGTCATCGCCGAAGGGGCGGCCGTCATGGTCCTGGAGGCCGAGGAGCACGCCAAGGCGCGGGGGGCCAAGATCTACGGCTACCTCTCCGGGGTGGGCATGTCCTCCGACGCCCACCACATCACCGCTGGCGAGCCGGAGGGCGAGGGTGCCGCCCGGGCGATGGCCGAGACCGTCGCTGACGCCGGGTTGTCGATGACCGACGTGCGCCATATCAACGCACACGCCACCTCGACCCCGGTGGGCGACAAGGCGGAGACCAACGCGATCCACCGAGCCTTCGGCGGCCACACCTCTTCGATCCCGGTCACCGCGACCAAGTCGATGACCGGCCACCTGCTGGGCGCGGCCGGCGCGCTGGAGGCGGTGCTGACCGTGCTGTCCCTGCACCACCGGCAGGTCCCGGCCACCATCAACCTGGACGACCCGGACCCGGACCTTGACCTCGACGTGGTCACCGGCAGCACTCGCACGCTGCCCGACGGCGACCTGGCCGCGGTGAACAACGCCTTCGGCTTCGGCGGGGTCAATGTGGCGCTGACCTTCACCAGCGCCTAA
- a CDS encoding glycosyltransferase, with product MHILRVANFVSPTSGGIKTALRAWGEHYQEMGHRASLIIPGPGQEITEESQGLVYRVPATPIPGSGYSLMWSRVGMVRLLEAIAPDALEVSDRATTRWMGRWARSRGIGSVMISHENMTGILVRRTPVPDRPAHWAADFINRRSAYDYDAIVCPSQFAAEEFHRNGIDAHVVPLGVDLETFRPVRDVHAWTPPAPGEATQIVHCSRLSPEKNPGLTIETVRELIRRGHDVRLTVFGAGPMLGALIERAQNLPVTFHSYITDRAELAARMGQADVAISPGPLETFGLAALEVLALGVPVVCSDEGALQEVVGSGGTVKPSTPVAFADGIEELLARPGAHAAARAQAELFNWPTSAQRMIAIHEQVAQSVRSPAIP from the coding sequence ATGCACATCCTGCGGGTCGCCAACTTCGTCAGCCCCACCTCCGGCGGGATCAAGACTGCACTGCGCGCGTGGGGCGAGCACTACCAGGAGATGGGGCACCGCGCCTCGCTGATCATCCCGGGCCCAGGGCAGGAGATCACCGAGGAGTCGCAGGGGCTGGTGTACCGCGTGCCGGCCACGCCCATCCCCGGCTCGGGCTACTCGCTCATGTGGAGCAGGGTGGGGATGGTCCGGCTGCTGGAGGCCATCGCCCCGGACGCCCTGGAGGTCTCCGACCGGGCCACCACCCGGTGGATGGGGCGCTGGGCCCGCAGCCGGGGTATCGGCTCGGTGATGATCAGTCACGAGAATATGACCGGCATCCTGGTGCGGCGCACGCCGGTCCCCGACCGTCCGGCACACTGGGCCGCCGACTTCATCAACCGCCGCAGCGCGTACGACTACGACGCGATCGTCTGCCCTAGCCAGTTCGCCGCGGAGGAGTTTCACCGCAACGGCATCGACGCCCATGTGGTGCCGCTCGGGGTGGACCTGGAGACCTTCCGACCCGTCCGTGACGTGCACGCCTGGACACCCCCGGCTCCCGGTGAGGCGACCCAGATCGTGCACTGCAGCCGGCTCTCCCCCGAGAAGAACCCCGGCCTGACCATCGAGACGGTCCGCGAGCTGATCCGCCGCGGCCACGACGTCCGGCTCACCGTCTTCGGCGCCGGGCCCATGCTCGGGGCGCTGATCGAGCGGGCGCAGAACCTGCCGGTCACCTTCCACTCCTACATCACCGACCGGGCCGAGCTCGCGGCTCGGATGGGTCAGGCCGACGTGGCCATCTCCCCCGGCCCCCTAGAGACCTTCGGCCTGGCCGCGCTGGAGGTGCTGGCACTCGGCGTGCCGGTGGTCTGCTCCGACGAGGGTGCGCTGCAGGAGGTCGTCGGCTCCGGCGGCACGGTCAAGCCCTCCACCCCCGTCGCCTTCGCCGACGGCATCGAAGAGCTGCTCGCCCGGCCCGGCGCCCACGCCGCCGCCCGCGCTCAGGCCGAGTTGTTCAACTGGCCCACGTCCGCGCAGCGGATGATCGCCATCCACGAGCAGGTCGCCCAGTCAGTGCGATCCCCAGCCATCCCCTGA
- a CDS encoding CBS domain-containing protein: MRVADLIKKKGSSVITLPSTATVAELLETLDDNRIGAVLVVDGDEVVGIASERDVVHHLRGSGDSSTAVSQMMTADIRTCTLEDDLVQLATTMTEGRFRHMPVVSDAGLAGIVSIGDVVKARLDALEAERDHLENYLRQ; encoded by the coding sequence ATGCGCGTGGCTGACCTGATCAAGAAGAAAGGCTCCTCAGTCATCACCCTCCCGTCGACGGCGACGGTGGCGGAGCTGCTGGAGACCCTGGATGACAACCGCATTGGCGCGGTCCTCGTGGTCGACGGTGACGAGGTCGTGGGGATTGCCTCAGAGCGGGACGTGGTCCACCACCTGCGGGGCAGTGGCGATTCCAGCACGGCCGTGTCGCAGATGATGACCGCCGACATCCGCACCTGCACCCTCGAGGACGACCTGGTCCAGCTGGCAACCACGATGACCGAGGGCCGCTTTCGGCACATGCCGGTGGTTTCCGACGCAGGCCTGGCCGGCATCGTCTCGATCGGCGACGTCGTCAAGGCCCGGCTGGACGCCCTGGAGGCGGAGCGGGACCACCTGGAGAACTACCTGCGTCAGTGA
- a CDS encoding amino acid ABC transporter ATP-binding protein → MTDAAVPTPETNLGAPLVVLQDVNKHFGDLHVLKDINLTVHEGEVVVVIGPSGSGKSTLCRAINRLEPIESGTITIAGEQLPEEGKALAALRADVGMVFQSFNLFSHKTILENVSLGPTKVRKAKPAAAKARAMELLERVGVEHQAEKYPAQLSGGQQQRVAIARSLAMEPQVMLFDEPTSALDPEMINEVLDVMTQLAKSGMTMVVVTHEMGFARRAADRVVFMSDGAIVEENTPEEFFTNPQSSRAKDFLSKILAH, encoded by the coding sequence ATGACCGACGCTGCCGTCCCGACCCCGGAGACCAACCTGGGCGCTCCCCTGGTCGTCCTCCAGGACGTCAACAAGCACTTTGGCGACCTGCACGTGCTCAAGGACATCAACCTCACCGTGCACGAGGGTGAAGTCGTGGTCGTGATCGGCCCGTCCGGCTCTGGCAAGTCGACTCTGTGCCGCGCCATCAACCGCCTGGAGCCCATCGAGTCGGGGACCATCACCATCGCCGGTGAGCAGCTGCCTGAGGAGGGCAAGGCGCTGGCCGCCCTGCGCGCCGACGTGGGGATGGTCTTCCAGAGCTTCAACCTGTTCAGCCACAAGACCATTCTCGAGAACGTCAGCCTGGGTCCGACCAAGGTACGCAAAGCCAAGCCGGCGGCAGCCAAGGCTCGGGCGATGGAGCTGTTGGAGCGGGTCGGGGTTGAGCACCAGGCGGAGAAGTACCCCGCCCAGCTCTCCGGCGGCCAGCAGCAGCGTGTGGCCATCGCCCGCAGCCTGGCCATGGAGCCGCAGGTAATGCTCTTCGACGAGCCCACCTCGGCCCTGGACCCGGAGATGATCAACGAGGTCCTCGACGTGATGACCCAGCTGGCCAAGAGCGGTATGACAATGGTCGTGGTCACCCACGAGATGGGCTTCGCCCGCCGGGCGGCCGACCGGGTCGTCTTCATGTCTGACGGCGCCATCGTGGAGGAGAACACCCCCGAGGAGTTCTTCACCAACCCCCAGTCCTCCCGGGCCAAGGACTTCCTGTCCAAAATCCTGGCTCACTGA
- a CDS encoding glutamate ABC transporter substrate-binding protein produces the protein MRSTHFRIPALAAVAALTLAACGNGDDGNGGSTGDGEGGDLPFGDSITIGTKIDQPGTGILIEGEYQGMDVDVAREVASRLGYEEDDISWQESPTPQREDMLVNGTVDMIAATYSISTERKERVQFAGPYFVAGQDLLVKNDSDIEGPDDLDGRTLCSVAGSTPAERIAEEYSDLDIDLSTYDTYTLCMEALAADRVDALTTDDVILAGYAAQEQWEGQFRVTGNTFSEELFGIGINQDSEACEEVNEILSEMWEDGTMETIIEDNLGDYTPSDANPPEEIGGHCA, from the coding sequence ATGCGTAGCACTCACTTCCGCATCCCGGCCCTGGCCGCGGTCGCGGCCCTCACCCTGGCCGCCTGCGGCAACGGGGACGACGGCAACGGCGGTAGCACCGGCGACGGCGAGGGCGGCGACCTGCCGTTCGGCGACAGCATCACCATCGGCACCAAGATCGACCAGCCCGGCACCGGCATCCTCATCGAGGGTGAGTACCAGGGCATGGACGTCGACGTGGCTCGCGAGGTCGCCAGCCGCCTGGGCTACGAAGAGGACGACATCAGCTGGCAAGAGTCCCCCACCCCGCAGCGGGAGGACATGCTGGTCAACGGCACCGTCGACATGATCGCCGCCACCTACTCGATCAGCACCGAGCGCAAGGAGCGCGTGCAGTTCGCCGGACCCTACTTCGTCGCCGGGCAGGACCTGCTGGTCAAGAACGACAGCGACATCGAGGGCCCCGACGACCTCGACGGGCGCACGCTGTGCTCCGTCGCCGGCTCCACCCCGGCCGAGCGGATCGCCGAGGAGTACAGCGACCTGGACATCGACCTGTCCACCTACGACACCTACACCCTGTGCATGGAGGCCCTGGCCGCCGACCGTGTCGACGCCCTGACCACGGACGACGTGATCCTGGCCGGGTATGCCGCGCAGGAGCAGTGGGAGGGTCAGTTCCGGGTGACCGGCAACACCTTCAGCGAGGAGCTGTTCGGGATCGGCATCAACCAGGACAGCGAGGCCTGCGAGGAGGTCAACGAGATCCTCAGTGAGATGTGGGAGGACGGGACGATGGAGACCATCATCGAGGACAACCTCGGTGACTACACCCCCAGCGACGCCAACCCGCCGGAGGAGATCGGCGGGCACTGCGCCTGA
- a CDS encoding amino acid ABC transporter permease: MQDIPELIERFDFIQGFGLVLWLTLWSAFWALLLGTILVIMRLVPIRTLNVVGSFLVAALRNTPLTLIILTSNIILYVQLGLELGPDSVTNNIRLAILSLSVYHAAFVCEALRSGVNTIPLGQAEAARSIGLTFSQSLRHVILPQAFRGAITPLGNVLIALTKNTTVAAVIGVGVVSLSMRRAIEFRPDVLFLIFLIVAVGFVLITLPMGMLTSWASQKYAVRR; this comes from the coding sequence ATGCAGGACATCCCGGAGCTGATCGAGCGCTTCGACTTCATTCAGGGCTTCGGCCTGGTGCTGTGGCTGACCCTGTGGAGCGCCTTCTGGGCGCTGCTCCTGGGCACCATCCTGGTGATCATGCGCCTGGTGCCGATCAGGACGCTCAACGTCGTCGGCTCCTTCCTGGTCGCCGCGCTGCGGAACACCCCGCTGACGTTGATCATCCTGACCTCCAACATCATCCTGTACGTCCAGCTGGGTCTGGAGCTGGGGCCGGACTCGGTCACCAACAACATCCGGCTCGCGATCCTGAGCCTGTCGGTCTACCACGCGGCGTTCGTCTGCGAGGCCCTGCGCAGCGGCGTCAACACCATCCCCCTGGGCCAGGCCGAGGCGGCCCGCTCGATCGGGCTGACTTTCTCCCAGAGCCTGCGCCACGTCATCCTCCCGCAGGCCTTCCGCGGAGCCATCACCCCGCTAGGCAATGTGCTCATCGCGCTGACCAAGAACACCACGGTGGCGGCCGTCATCGGTGTCGGTGTCGTGTCCCTGTCGATGCGCCGGGCCATCGAGTTCCGCCCCGACGTGCTCTTCCTGATCTTCCTCATCGTCGCGGTCGGCTTCGTGCTCATCACCCTGCCCATGGGGATGCTCACCAGCTGGGCCTCGCAGAAGTATGCGGTGCGCCGATGA
- a CDS encoding amino acid ABC transporter permease, whose product MSSANVLFDAPGPRARRIHLISSVVGGLVIAAVLAWFLWTLWGLEQITPRRWAPIFGSEAWIYYLLPGIRATILAAIFSITIAFAIALVAAMCRMSDNRVLRWASTLFIEFFRAVPVLIMMIFALAFVTAYTPVPVQQRPLVAVVIGLVLYNGAVMAEVIRNGVASLPAGQREAGLSIGLNPTQVRRMILVPQALTAMLPALVSQMVVVLKDSALGYFILYPELLISARQMGSRFGNTTVAFLIAAVLFILINYAVTVLAERLEKRLRRSGRSIRAKDTGYGPSMDVTAMEADLEGPQGRAQDLRPGGRGSTRGIGTGEGGL is encoded by the coding sequence ATGAGCAGCGCGAACGTCCTCTTCGACGCCCCCGGGCCGCGCGCCCGGCGGATCCACCTCATCAGCTCCGTCGTCGGCGGCCTCGTCATCGCGGCAGTCCTGGCCTGGTTCCTCTGGACACTATGGGGGTTGGAGCAGATCACGCCGCGCCGCTGGGCCCCGATCTTCGGGTCCGAGGCGTGGATCTACTACCTGCTGCCCGGCATCCGTGCCACGATCCTGGCCGCCATCTTCTCCATCACCATCGCCTTCGCGATCGCCCTCGTGGCGGCGATGTGTCGGATGTCAGACAACCGGGTGCTGCGGTGGGCCTCCACACTCTTCATCGAGTTCTTCCGCGCCGTCCCGGTGCTGATCATGATGATCTTCGCACTGGCTTTCGTGACGGCATACACCCCTGTCCCCGTCCAGCAACGGCCACTGGTCGCGGTGGTCATCGGGCTGGTCCTCTACAACGGCGCGGTGATGGCCGAGGTCATCCGCAACGGCGTGGCCTCGCTCCCCGCCGGCCAGCGGGAGGCAGGCCTGTCCATCGGGCTGAACCCGACTCAGGTGCGCCGGATGATCCTGGTGCCACAGGCCCTGACCGCCATGCTCCCGGCGCTGGTCAGCCAGATGGTGGTGGTGCTCAAGGACAGCGCCCTGGGCTACTTCATCCTCTACCCCGAGCTGCTCATCTCCGCCCGGCAGATGGGCAGCCGGTTCGGCAACACCACCGTGGCCTTCCTCATCGCCGCAGTCCTGTTCATCCTCATCAACTACGCGGTCACGGTGCTGGCCGAGCGGCTGGAGAAGCGGCTGCGCCGGAGCGGACGATCGATCCGTGCCAAGGACACCGGCTACGGGCCCTCGATGGACGTCACCGCGATGGAGGCAGATCTGGAGGGCCCGCAGGGACGGGCACAGGACCTGCGGCCCGGCGGCCGGGGCTCCACACGCGGCATCGGCACCGGTGAGGGTGGGTTGTAA
- the dnaG gene encoding DNA primase produces the protein MRRINDEDKQALKDKASIEDVVREHVTLRNAGVGALKGLCPFHDEKTPSFNVRPALGTYHCFGCEEGGDVIDFMMKIDHLTFAEAVERLAEKVGFTLRYEEVGGPGGRSDQPPVGQRTRLMEAHRVAEEFYHEALVRSAEGRKGRDFLRDKGFNGAHATQFMVGYAPRAGTALVDHLRLKGFTEEELVLGGLANRRGRGLSDRFQGRVLWPIRAITGDTVGFGARRLYEDDWSPAKYLNTSETPIYKKTGVLYGLDLAKKAIAAERTAVVVEGYTDVMAAHLAGVGTAVATCGTAFGSDHITILRRILRDEAGRAPARVIFTFDGDAAGQKAAMRAFEQDQRWAAQSYVAVAADGADPNDLWVAGVGDTDEEKGRGVRELVEAAQPMFEFAVRTTLAPYDLGEAAQRVQAMRAVAPILAQIKDQTLRPEVTRDVAGWMGIDPASLTAEVHKAARVPQRGSGPSSRPGPAPGQGQPSDTPGRPAPEGPGQAGAPGAPPQSGPPPLPRPDLRDPVQMAERHLLQVALQYPLAIVPEDVDELEPAGFRAPMHRAVWHAVRTAGGVPAASAMSAAAWVQAVLRHTPRACTRWCTSWPWPQCPPSGTRRRASRRRSSSTPWSCGSGSRASSSRSPSG, from the coding sequence GTGCGGCGGATCAACGACGAGGACAAGCAGGCGCTGAAGGACAAGGCCTCCATCGAGGACGTGGTCCGGGAGCACGTCACGCTGCGCAATGCCGGCGTCGGGGCGCTCAAGGGTCTGTGCCCGTTCCACGACGAGAAGACCCCCTCCTTCAATGTTCGTCCCGCCCTAGGCACGTACCACTGCTTCGGCTGCGAGGAGGGGGGCGACGTCATCGACTTCATGATGAAGATCGACCACCTCACCTTCGCCGAGGCGGTCGAGCGGCTCGCCGAGAAGGTGGGCTTCACGCTGCGCTACGAGGAGGTGGGCGGCCCCGGAGGCCGCAGCGACCAGCCGCCGGTCGGCCAGCGGACCCGGCTGATGGAGGCCCACCGGGTAGCCGAGGAGTTCTACCACGAGGCGTTGGTCCGCTCCGCGGAGGGACGCAAAGGGCGCGACTTCCTGCGCGACAAGGGCTTCAACGGCGCGCACGCCACCCAGTTCATGGTGGGGTACGCCCCGCGAGCCGGCACTGCGCTCGTTGACCACCTGCGGCTCAAGGGGTTCACCGAGGAGGAGCTGGTCCTCGGGGGGTTAGCCAACCGCCGCGGCCGTGGCCTCTCGGACCGGTTCCAGGGGCGGGTCCTGTGGCCGATCCGAGCAATCACCGGTGACACGGTGGGCTTCGGCGCCCGGAGGCTCTACGAGGACGACTGGAGCCCGGCGAAGTACCTCAACACCTCCGAGACCCCGATCTACAAGAAGACCGGTGTGCTCTACGGCCTCGACCTGGCCAAGAAGGCGATCGCCGCAGAGCGCACCGCGGTCGTCGTGGAGGGTTACACCGACGTGATGGCCGCCCACCTGGCCGGGGTGGGCACCGCCGTCGCGACCTGCGGCACGGCCTTCGGCTCGGACCACATCACGATCCTGCGGCGCATCCTGCGCGACGAGGCGGGTAGGGCCCCGGCGCGGGTGATCTTCACCTTCGATGGCGACGCTGCGGGTCAGAAGGCGGCGATGCGGGCCTTCGAGCAGGACCAGCGCTGGGCGGCTCAGTCCTATGTCGCCGTCGCGGCGGACGGGGCCGACCCCAACGACCTGTGGGTCGCGGGTGTGGGGGACACGGACGAGGAGAAGGGCCGGGGGGTGAGGGAGCTCGTCGAAGCCGCTCAGCCGATGTTCGAGTTCGCGGTGCGCACGACCCTGGCGCCCTATGACCTGGGGGAGGCAGCCCAGCGGGTGCAGGCAATGCGTGCCGTCGCGCCGATCCTGGCCCAGATCAAGGACCAGACCCTGCGTCCCGAGGTCACCCGCGACGTCGCCGGCTGGATGGGCATCGACCCCGCGTCGCTGACCGCCGAGGTGCACAAGGCCGCTCGGGTCCCGCAGCGCGGATCGGGCCCGTCGTCCCGCCCGGGGCCGGCGCCGGGCCAAGGCCAGCCGTCCGACACCCCCGGTCGGCCCGCTCCGGAGGGCCCGGGACAGGCGGGAGCTCCAGGTGCGCCGCCCCAGAGCGGCCCACCTCCGCTGCCCCGTCCGGACCTGCGCGACCCGGTGCAGATGGCGGAGCGTCACCTGCTCCAGGTGGCGCTGCAGTATCCGCTCGCCATCGTCCCCGAGGACGTGGACGAGCTCGAGCCGGCCGGTTTTCGCGCACCGATGCACCGGGCGGTCTGGCACGCCGTCCGCACCGCCGGTGGTGTCCCCGCTGCGTCGGCCATGTCGGCCGCAGCCTGGGTCCAGGCGGTCCTACGGCATACCCCCCGGGCGTGCACCCGCTGGTGCACGAGCTGGCCGTGGCCCCAGTGCCCTCCAAGCGGGACCCGGAGACGGGCGTCCCGCCGGAGGTCTTCGTCGACTCCCTGGTCCTGCGGGTCCGGCTCGCGGGCGTCGAGCAGCAGGTCGCCGAGCGGATGA